The Streptomyces sp. NBC_01363 region GGCGAGCGGGGTGCGCAGCTCGTGGGCGGCGTTGGCGGCGAACCGCTGCCGGGCGGCGACCAGCTCCTCGATCCGGTCGAGCATCCCGTCGAAGGTGTCGGCCAGTTCCTTGAGCTCGCCGGGCGGGGCCTTCAGCGCGAGGCGTTCGTGCAGGTTGCTGCCGGAGAGCCGGCGGGCGCGGGCGGTGATGACGCCGACCGGCCGCAGCACCCGGCCCGCCATCCACCAGGCGAGCGCGACGGAGAGCGCCGAGTAGACGGCGAGGGAGACCCCGGAGACCGTCAGCAGCTGGCTGAGCGCGGCGTCCCCGGCGGCGGTACTGACCCGCTGCGCCACCGCGTACTGCCCGGGTTGCATGACCACGGTCTGCGCCCAGTCCGACGACGGCAGCGCGGGCGCGGTGACCATGCCCGACCGGACGGCGGAGGCGGTGGCCCCGGCGGGGACCGCCGGGGCCACCGCGGTCAGCACACTGGCGTAGAGGCCCTCACTGACCAGCAGGTAGACCAGCCCCACCAGCAGGGCGCCGGCCAGCACCAGCAGTCCGCCGTACAGCGCGGTGAGCCGGGCGCGCTCGCTGCTCACCGGCCCTCCCCCGGCCGGTCCGCGGAGCCGTCGTCCGGCCGGTCCGCCGCCCCGTTCACCGGTCCGGCCGCGTCACCGCCCCCCGGTCCGCTCGCGGGGCCCTGGTTCCCCGGCCCGTCGGCGAGGCCGTCCCCGATGCGGTAGCCGGCCCCCGGGACCGTCTCGATCACCGGGGGCGCGCCCAGTTTGGCGCGGAGCTTGGACAGCGTGACCCGGACCGCGTTGGTGCGGTAGCTGGTGTCCTCCTCCCACACCTCCTCGATCAGGTCGTCGCCGCTGACGACCGCGCCCTCAGCCCGCAGCAGGGTCTCCAGCACGGCGAACTCCTTGCGGGAGAGCGAGAGGTAGCGGCCGTCGCGGCAGACCTGGCGGCGGGCGGTGTCGAGCGTCAGCCCGGCCCGTTCCAGGACCGGCGGGAGAGCGGGGCGGGCACGGCGGCCGAGCGCCAGGACCCGGGCGAGGAGTTCGTCGTACGCGAACGGCTTGGTCAGGTAGTCGTCGGCGCCGAGCCCGAGGCCGGCCACCCGGTCCCGTACCGTCCCGGACGCGGTGAGCATCAGGATCCGGGTCAGCAGGCGCATGCCCACGACCCGCCGGCACACCTCGTCGCCGTGCAGCCCCGGCAGATCGCGGTCGAGGATCATCACGTCGTACGCGCCGAACCGAAGCCGGTCCAGCGCCGCCAGGCCGTCGGGGGCGATGTCCACCGCGACGGCGTCGCGGCGCAGCCCCTCGGCGATCATCCCGGCCAGGAATTCCTCGTCCTCCACCACCAGCACACGCATGGGTTCTGTTTAACCGAAAGCGATGTTTCGCCGGTGTAAGCATCCGGGCTGAGAGAAACGAAACCGCGTCCTCGCACACGCTCGGGCCGTACGCACCCGGCCTGTCAGCAACGGACGAGGAGCCCTCATGAACCCGACCATTTCCCGCCGGACCACCTCCCGCGCACAAAGTCGCGGCGTCGCCGCCGCCTGCCTGATCGCCGCCACCGTCGTCCTGTCGGCCACCGCCTGCTCGGGCGACGGCGGCGGAAGCGGAACCAAGAGCGGCGGATCTGCTTCGGACAACAGGAAGACGGAGGAGGACCAGGCCCTGGAGCACCGCAAATGCCTGCGGGAGCAGGGTCTGGACGTCCCGGAGCCGAAGCCGGGCGAGAACGGCCGCGGAATAACCGTCGGCGGCGGCGGCAAGAGCAAGAAGGAGATGGAGAAGGCGTTCAAGGCCTGCCAGGACAAGGCGGTCGGCGGCGGGCCCAAGGAGCTCACCCAGGCCGAGAAGGACAAGGCGGTCGCCTTCGCCCGGTGCATGCGCAAGAACGGCTTCGACATGCCCGACCCGAAGTTCGACGGCGGGGCCATGCAGGCGGCGCCCGCGATGAAGCCGAAGGACATGAAGAAGTTCGAGAAGGCCAACGCGGCGTGCGAAAGCGTCGGGCGGTGAGGCGCGGACGGGCCTTGGCGGCCGCTGCGGCGGTGCTCGCCGTGACGGCCGGGTCACTGGCTCTCACCCGGTTCGGCTCCGCCGAGGAGACGGGCGGCCCGAAGAACACCGGGCTGCCCCCCGCCACCGCCGCGGTCGAGCGCGGCGACCTGCGCGACAGCGCCCAGGCGGACGGGACGCTCGGCTACGACAAACAGCGCAAGGTCAACGCGGGTGCGGCGGGCACCATGACCTGGACCCCGCGCACCGGCTCGACCGTCAAGCGGAACGAGCGTCTGTACGAGGTCGACGGCCGGGCGGTGTGGCTGATGTACGGCTCGGGGCCGATGTACCGGACGCTGAAGCCGGGCGACCGGGGCCGGGACGTGGAGCAGCTGGAGCGCAATCTCGCGGAGCTCGGCTACACCGGCTTCACCCCGGACGACGAGTACACCGAGCTGACCGCGGCCGCCGTCAAGCGCTGGCAGGAGTCCCACGACAGCAAGCGGACCGGAACGGTGGGGCCGCAGGACATCGCCTTCGCCCCGGGGGAGGTCCGGATCAAGAACGTCGAGGCGGCCGTCGGCGAACTGGCCCAGCCCGGCGCTCCGGTCCTCACCACGACCGGCTCCGAGCGCATCGTGACCTTCGAGCTCGACGTCGCCGAGAGCCAGCTCGCCAAGGCGGGCACCAAGGTCACCGTCGATCTGCCGGACGGCAGCAACGCGGCCGGGGCGGTCTCCTCGGTCGGCCGGACGGCGAAGCCCGGCAACGACCCGCAGGACGACAGCCCCAAGGTCGCCCTGACCGTCTCCTTCGACAAGCCGGCGGAGGTCGGCGGCTTCGACCAGTCGCCGGTCACGGTGAACCTGACCGGCGAGCTGCACAAGGACGTCCTCAGCGTCCCGGTGAACGCGCTGCTCGCGCTGCCCGGCGGCGGCTTCGGCCTCCAGGTCGTCCAGGACGGCACGGTCCGCGATGTGAAGGTCGAGCTCGGCATGTTCGCCGAGGGCCGGGTCGAGGTGTCCGGCGGCGGGCTGCGCGAGGGCATGAAGGTCGGGGTGCCGAAGATATGAGCACGGTCGTCGGCCTCAGGGGCGTCACCAAGGAGTACCCGGGCCCGGTCGCCGCCCTGCGCGGGGTGGACCTCACCGTCGAGGAGGGCGAACTCCTCGGCATCGTCGGCCCGTCCGGCTCCGGCAAGTCCACGCTGCTGCACATCATCGGCACCCTGGACCGCCCCACCGCCGGGTCCGTCCACATCGCCGGGCACGACGTGGCGGCGCTCTCCGACCGCAGGCTCTCCGCACTGCGTGCCCAGCACGTCGGCTTCGTCTTCCAGGCGTTCCACCTGGTGCCGGGCGTCAGCGCCCGCGACAACGTCGCCGAGGGCCTGCTGTACTCGGGCCTGTCCCGTGCCGTACGCCGCCGCAGGGCCGCCGACGCGCTGGAGCGGGTCGGGCTCGCCGACCGCCTCGACCACAAGCCGCACCAGCTCTCCGGCGGACAGAAACAGCGGGTCGCCATCGCGCGGGCCGTCGTGGGGGAACCCGCGCTGCTGCTCGCCGACGAACCGACCGGGGCGCTCGACTCGGCGTCCGGGGAAGCGGTGATGAAGCTGCTGCGCGACCTCAACCGGGAGGGCGCCACCATCGCGGTCATCACGCACGACACCGAGATCGCCCAGGACCTGCCGCGCGAGGTGCGCATCCGGGACGGCCAGGTGGTCGCGGACGTACGCAATCCGTCCACGGACGTACCCGATCCATCCACGGATGTGTGCGATGGATCCGGGAACGGCCGCTCCCCCGCCGCGACGGGGGCGGACCAGTGAGGGCGCGGCGCGCGGACCGCGAGGCCGACGGCCGGGGCCGGGGGCGGCTGAAAGCGGCCCGGCTCCGCCCCCGGGACGTGCTGCACGTCGGCTCGGCGGGGCTGCGCAGCCGGCCGATGCGGGTCGTGCTCTCCGCCCTGGGCATCGCCATCGGCATCGCGACGATGATCTCGGTGGTGGGCATCTCCGCCTCCAGCCAGGCCCAACTGCTCCGGGAGCTGGACAAGCTGGGCACCAACCTGCTCGTGGCCTCCCCCGGCGATTCGATGTTCGCCGGGCAGGACGTCGAGCTGCCCGAGGACGCGGTCGGGATGGTGGGCCGCATCAAGGGCGTCCAGGAGGTGGGCGCGACCGCCGACCTCGACGCGACCGCACGCCGCAACGAGAAGATCGACAAGGACGATACGGGCGGGATCACCGTCAAGGCGACCACCGGCGACCTGCTGCGGGTGCTGCGCGGCGAGGTCCGCAGCGGCAGCTGGCTCAACAGCGCGACCGGACGCTACCCCTCCGTCGTGCTCGGCCATGTCTCCGCGGAGCGTCTCGGCATCACCGCTCCGGGCCGGCAGGTGTGGCTGGGCGACCGGTACTTCACCGTGGTCGGCATCCTCGCCCCGCTGCCGCTCGCGCCGGAGATCGAACGCTCCGCCCTGGTCGGCTGGGAGGGTGCGAAGCGCCTGCTGGGCTTCGAGGGCCACCCGACGTCGGTGTACGAGCGCTCGGCCGACGCGGCGGTGCAGGACGTGCGCAAGGTCATGGCGGCGACGGTCGACCCGCAGAACCCGCAGAACGTGAAGGTCACCGACCCGTCGTCGGCGCTCCGGGCGAAGGCGGCGACCGAGGGGGCGTTCAGCAGCCTGCTGCTGGGACTGGGCGGCATCGCGCTGCTCGTCGGCGGCGTCGGGGTCGCCAACACCATGATCATCTCGGTACTGGAGCGGCGGTACGAGATCGGCCTGCGCCGCTCGCTCGGCGCGACCCGGGGCCAGATCCGCATCCAGTTCGTCACGGAGTCGCTGATGCTCTCCGGTCTGGGCGGCCTGGCGGGCGTGGCGCTCGGTGCGGCGGCGACCGGGGTGTACGCGTACTCCGGCGGGCTGCCCTGGGTGGTGCCGCCGTGGGCGGTCGGCGGTGGCTTCGGCGCGACGCTGGTGATCGGCACGATCGCGGGCCTCTACCCGGCGGTGCGGGCGTCCCGCCTCTCACCGACGCTGGCACTGCACGCGGCGTGAGGCCGGGCCCGGCGGGGGTCGGTGCCGGGCTCCGGCGGGGGTCGGTGCCGGGCTCCGGCGGGGGTCGGTTCCGGGGTCCGGCGGGGGTCGGTGCCGGGCTCCGCGACGGGGCCCGGCGCACCCCTGGCCGGACCGCGTCGCCTACGGCCGCTTCGTCACCTGCGCCAGGTCGACCGCCCCCGCGACCCGGGCCGCCACCGTCTCCGCGTACGCCGCGTCGGGGCGCTCGAAGGCGGTGCGGTGGGCCGAGCGCAGGAAGGTCACCACGCCCAGCGTGCGCCCCCTGCTCCGCAGTACCGCACACAGCGCGTGCGCGGAATCACCCGGCCACTGCCGCTCGGCCGCCCACACCCCGGCCCCGGGCCCGACCCCCGCACTGGCCCTCACCGAACCCGTCCGGTCCACCGCCTGGAGCGCCGGGTGCCCCGCCGCGTACCGCAGCGGAATGGAGCCGCCGGCCACCGGCAGGCACGGACCCGGCTCACCGGCGGGGGTCGCCGCCACCCGCACCAGCCCCTCCCCCGCCACCAGATCGACCAGCGCATGGTCCGCGAAGCCCGCGAGCGCGTAGTCCAGACAGGACGTCGCCGCCTCCATCGGGTCCTCGCACTCGGACGCCGACCGCGAGGCCCGGTGCAGCTGGTTCGAGCGGAACCGCACCCGGTCCGCCTCCTGCGCCGCCAGCCGCTCCACCGTCACGTCCTGGAACAGCCAGCCGACCCCCAGCGGGACCGGCTCCTCGGCGAGCGGCGACGCCAGCTGCAGAAATCCGCTGCGCCAGCAGCGCCGCCGGTCCCCCTCCGCCGTCCGCAGCGTCACCCACAACTCGGCGGGCGCCGGTGGTGCGCCCTCGGCGAGCACGTGCTGCAAGGCGCCCTCCAGATCCTCGACGCCCTGCACGATCAACTCCCCCAGCGGGCGCCCCAGCATCGTCTTGCGACCGCCGCCCAGCGCCCGTGCCGCGTGCGCGTTGACGACCGTCGGCCGCAGATCCGCGTCGACCAGCACCACACCCCAGGACGCGTCCTGGAACAACGCCTCGCTCAGCGCGATCGACCGCTCCAGATCGATCTGCGCATGCGCCTCGCTGAACGCGCAGTACACCCCGGCCGGTCTGCCGTCCGCGCCCCGGACCCCGGCCGACTGGGTCCGTACGAGCACCCGTCCGCCGTCCTTGCGCAGCAGTGCGAACTCGTGGACGCGGCGGCCCGGTCCGTCCATGGCCGCCATCAGCCGCTCCCGCACCTCGCCCGCGTCCGCCCGCAGCACCGCCCACCCGGCGAACCCGGACCGCCCCACGGCCTCCTCGGCGGACCAGCCCAGAATCCGCTCGGCCTCGCGGTTCCAGTGGGTGATCCTGCCGCCCGCGTCGAAGGCGCAGAGCGCGGCGTCCATCCCGTCGAGCAACGCGGCGAGCAACTCGGCCCCGGACCCGGCCTTCGGCCCCTCGTCGGGCCCGAGCGCCTCGGTCGTTCCACCGCTTGTGGACGCACTCACCCCATACCCCCCGCAGGACGCATCCGGCATTTCCGCACGTCAGACCATTGAACTCGAACGTCACCCGGCACACACCGACTTCCCGGAAATCGGCCGCCGCATTAATTCGCTTGTGCGGCGCCGGGGACGTTCCTAGGCTGCTGCTACACGCGAAAGGAGGTGTTCCAGAAGTGATTTCTTCTCGGACTCGTGAGGTGGCTGCGGGCTGACGCCCGTTGTCGCGCACTTTGCAGTGCAGGCCGGTCATCGGCCAATCCCAAGCAGTCACCGACCCGCAGGCTCGCCGGTAAGTCCG contains the following coding sequences:
- a CDS encoding PAS domain-containing protein, whose amino-acid sequence is MSASTSGGTTEALGPDEGPKAGSGAELLAALLDGMDAALCAFDAGGRITHWNREAERILGWSAEEAVGRSGFAGWAVLRADAGEVRERLMAAMDGPGRRVHEFALLRKDGGRVLVRTQSAGVRGADGRPAGVYCAFSEAHAQIDLERSIALSEALFQDASWGVVLVDADLRPTVVNAHAARALGGGRKTMLGRPLGELIVQGVEDLEGALQHVLAEGAPPAPAELWVTLRTAEGDRRRCWRSGFLQLASPLAEEPVPLGVGWLFQDVTVERLAAQEADRVRFRSNQLHRASRSASECEDPMEAATSCLDYALAGFADHALVDLVAGEGLVRVAATPAGEPGPCLPVAGGSIPLRYAAGHPALQAVDRTGSVRASAGVGPGAGVWAAERQWPGDSAHALCAVLRSRGRTLGVVTFLRSAHRTAFERPDAAYAETVAARVAGAVDLAQVTKRP
- a CDS encoding efflux RND transporter periplasmic adaptor subunit, encoding MAAAAAVLAVTAGSLALTRFGSAEETGGPKNTGLPPATAAVERGDLRDSAQADGTLGYDKQRKVNAGAAGTMTWTPRTGSTVKRNERLYEVDGRAVWLMYGSGPMYRTLKPGDRGRDVEQLERNLAELGYTGFTPDDEYTELTAAAVKRWQESHDSKRTGTVGPQDIAFAPGEVRIKNVEAAVGELAQPGAPVLTTTGSERIVTFELDVAESQLAKAGTKVTVDLPDGSNAAGAVSSVGRTAKPGNDPQDDSPKVALTVSFDKPAEVGGFDQSPVTVNLTGELHKDVLSVPVNALLALPGGGFGLQVVQDGTVRDVKVELGMFAEGRVEVSGGGLREGMKVGVPKI
- a CDS encoding response regulator transcription factor; the encoded protein is MRVLVVEDEEFLAGMIAEGLRRDAVAVDIAPDGLAALDRLRFGAYDVMILDRDLPGLHGDEVCRRVVGMRLLTRILMLTASGTVRDRVAGLGLGADDYLTKPFAYDELLARVLALGRRARPALPPVLERAGLTLDTARRQVCRDGRYLSLSRKEFAVLETLLRAEGAVVSGDDLIEEVWEEDTSYRTNAVRVTLSKLRAKLGAPPVIETVPGAGYRIGDGLADGPGNQGPASGPGGGDAAGPVNGAADRPDDGSADRPGEGR
- a CDS encoding ABC transporter ATP-binding protein, giving the protein MSTVVGLRGVTKEYPGPVAALRGVDLTVEEGELLGIVGPSGSGKSTLLHIIGTLDRPTAGSVHIAGHDVAALSDRRLSALRAQHVGFVFQAFHLVPGVSARDNVAEGLLYSGLSRAVRRRRAADALERVGLADRLDHKPHQLSGGQKQRVAIARAVVGEPALLLADEPTGALDSASGEAVMKLLRDLNREGATIAVITHDTEIAQDLPREVRIRDGQVVADVRNPSTDVPDPSTDVCDGSGNGRSPAATGADQ
- a CDS encoding ABC transporter permease is translated as MRARRADREADGRGRGRLKAARLRPRDVLHVGSAGLRSRPMRVVLSALGIAIGIATMISVVGISASSQAQLLRELDKLGTNLLVASPGDSMFAGQDVELPEDAVGMVGRIKGVQEVGATADLDATARRNEKIDKDDTGGITVKATTGDLLRVLRGEVRSGSWLNSATGRYPSVVLGHVSAERLGITAPGRQVWLGDRYFTVVGILAPLPLAPEIERSALVGWEGAKRLLGFEGHPTSVYERSADAAVQDVRKVMAATVDPQNPQNVKVTDPSSALRAKAATEGAFSSLLLGLGGIALLVGGVGVANTMIISVLERRYEIGLRRSLGATRGQIRIQFVTESLMLSGLGGLAGVALGAAATGVYAYSGGLPWVVPPWAVGGGFGATLVIGTIAGLYPAVRASRLSPTLALHAA